The Chionomys nivalis chromosome 4, mChiNiv1.1, whole genome shotgun sequence genome contains the following window.
tatttccaTCTCTTCAGGAGGGAATATTTTCCCAACAGAGAAACTTGTATAAAATTTTGAGTCTATTAGAAACCAAAGGCATATTATATACAAGGTATAAATGCAACCCCCTCAATTCCTTTCTATATTCAAATGCTATTCGTTTGCAAAGGGAGTAACTATACTTCTACCTTACTTATAAGGAAATGGATTAAGCCAGTCCTGTCACATTAAAAACCTAGCTTTATCTAGCAGTGTGAGGATCATAAAGTTATTTCCTATGCTGTTGGAGAACACTCAAATGACTAATCACAAAATATCATCTGTACTTCAGAAGTATTTCTAGAGTATATCAGGTATTAAGTCTTAACTACGTTTTATGATTAGAAACAAAGAACCAATACTTTTGAATTCAAAATAGCTCTTCTATAGACACTGAAAAGCAAAGGTAAGGAATCTCTGAAATTTGCtgatttgttgattttcttcatatATGAACATCGTCCTTAATATGAGATGGATTGCAACATACCATTTTTTCCCTGTCTTGTGTGGTTCAGGGATTTAAGTGAAATTATGCAAGAAAATGTTTATGGAGAATGTTAAAAATTGTAGTGGTTATCCAAGTTGCAGGATACCTCTCCATGGACAGGACTTAAACTTTTGTATGTTCatgattttctgtgtctttgagtacttaaaaaaattctcttaGCTCTCTCCCTAGATATAGCACAGACAAATTTGTATCTATGTTCAGCTTTAGTTGCCAGCACATAGGCCTCCATATTTGCTTGTGTGGGGAAGAATCTCATGAAGGAATTAATTATATGATATAGAATGTTTCTCTTCTCATCTATTCTCATTCATCAATTTTTCTAcaaattatatttactttttttacaACTGTCCTTACATGTGTATGGTAATTTGGCTATACTCCATACAACTTATGTGTTCAGGAGTGGTCATTCTAACAGATTTCCAACCCACACATCAAGAATTATGATAGAAAGAGGGCATCATTTTCTAATGGGatcattttttctgtttctgcagaTTCATTTGGAGAAACATGGCTTCTGAAAATGTTTCTTTGGTGACTGAATTCATTCTGGTAGGATTAACAGACCAGAGTGATCTCCAAATACCCctgttctttgtgtttttagCAATGTATATCGTTACTGTATTTGGGAATTTGTGTTTGATAATTCTAATTGTACTAAATTCACATCTTCACACCCCAatgtacttttttctctttaacttgTCTTTCATAGATCTCTGTTATTCTACTGTGTTCACGCCAAAAATGTTGATGAACTTTATATTAAGTAAGAATGTCATTTCTTATATGGGATGTTTGACCCagctctatttcttttgtttcttcgtCATATCTGAATGTTATGTCCTGACAACaatggcctatgatcgctatgtGGCTATCTGTAACCCACTCTTGTATGCTGTTGCCATGTCCCCTAAATTATGTTTGAACCTTATGCTTTGTACATACGCAGTGGCATTTTCTGGTGCCATGGCTCACACAGGATGTATGATGAGGCTGACCTTCTGTGATGCAAACACTATCAACCATTACTTCTGTGACATCCTCCCTGTGATGCAGCTCTCCTGCACCAGCACCTATGTTAATGAGCTTGTAGTATTAATTGTGGTGGGCATAAACATTATTGTGCCCAGCATCACTATCTTTATCTCTTATGGCTTCATTCTCTCCAGTATCTTCCGTATTAACTCTGCTGAGGGTAGGTCCAAGGCCTTCAGTACCTGCAGTTCCCACATAATTGCTGTTTCTATGTTCTTTGGATCAGGGGCATTCATGTATCTTAAACCATCTTCCTCTTCATCTATGGATCAAGGAAAAACCTCTTCTGTCTTTTACACCAATGTGGTTCCCATGATGAACCCCTTAATCTACAGTTTGAGGAACAAAGATGTAAAAATGGCCCTGAGAAAAACTCTGAGAagatggaaattttgaatggagAATACATGATTCTGCCTGTGGCTACACAGAATGTGGGTACTTTATAGTTACTTAAAATGCTCCCTGGAATAGTATTGAGAATACTTTTCTCCCTAGGCATTATCCTATTTTAAATGTAGTGTTAAACTCACCATATGATATCTTGGAATATAGATGTATTCTATCTTAATCAATGCAACTCATTTATTTCATattctaataaagaaaatttgaattattttaaaatttgtttttagtatttttagagtaagtctttttccttttttttttaccatttccaAGATTGTTCAAgagttttgttttacatttaattaaGCTTATTATTAAGGAAtacttttttttcacttttccattttaattttgaagtccTAGTGCTTTCAGAAAAAGAGAACAGTTTGTCAATTGATCAAGTAGAGTAACACAAGTCTGATCTTTGGTCAGTGGTTTTGAGTTTTTCATATATGCTCATAATGTGTCTTTGGGAATGTAAGTCAGAATAATGCCTTGACTCTTTTCTGTAGATTCTCCTTTGTAGTGtatataacttcttttttttctcattttttttattcttttttaattaaaatttccaacggctccccgtttcccatttccctccccctcctcccacatattgccccctccccccgctcccctccccaaaccccactcctcttctcctccccccagtccattccccctccctctcgatactgaagagcagtccaaattccctgccctacaggaagaccaaggtcctcccacttctatctaggtccaggaaggtgagcatccaaacaggctaagctcccacaaagccagttcatgtattaggatcgaaacctagtgccattgtccttggcttctcatcagccttcattgtccgccatgttcagagagtccagtttcaacccatgcttattcagtcccagtccagctggccttggagagctcccaatagatcagttccactggcacagtgggtgggtgcacgcctcgtggtcctgatttccttgcttatgttctccctccttctgctcctcatttggaccttaagagctcagacctttgctccaaattgggtctctgtctctctctcgatccatcgccagatgaaggttcccatgccattctccttggcctctcgtcagctctcattgtccgccgcattcagagagtccggttttatcccatgttttttcagtagcagtccagctggccttggtaagctcccaatagatcggccccactgtctcagtggttgggtgcacccctcatggtcctgacttccttgttcatgttctctctccttctgctcctcattataaccttgggagctcagtccggtgttccagtgtgggtctctatctccatccatcgctagatgaaggttctatggcgatatgcaagatattcatcagtatgattataggataggttcatttcaggttccctatcctcaggtgacccaatgaactaactggggacattgccctgggcatctggtagccattccaagttcaagtctcttgccaacccttaggtggctcccttaactaaggtatgagtttccctgctcccctatccaaccttcctttatccccaatcaccccgattcccccagttcccctcatcctctccttcacacttttctctccccatatcccctcatccccatcccaccccacccccaagattcccattttttgcccatcaatcttgtctatttcccatagctgggaggatatctatatgtttttccttgggtttaccctcttgtttagcttctttaggatcacaaattatagactcagtggcccctatccatggctagaaaccaattatgagtgagtacatcccatgatcttctttttgggtctgggttacctcactcaggatcgtattttctatttccatccatttgcatgcaaaattcgagaagtcattgttttttaccgcagagtagtactctaatgtgtatatattccacactttcttcatccattcttccattgaagggcatctaggttgcttccaggttctggctattacaaataatgctgctatgaacatagttggacaaatgcttttgtcatatgatagggcatctcatgggtatattcccaagagtgctattgctgggtcccaggggtaggttgatcccaatttttctgagaaactgccacactgatttccaaagtggttgcgcaagtttgcagtcccaccagcaatggatgagggtacccctttctccacaacctctccagcaaagactatccttggtgtttttgattttagccattctgacaggtgtaagatggtatcacaaagttgttttgatttgcatttctctgatcgctaaggaggttgagcatgaccttaagtatcttttggccatttgaacttcatctgttgagaattctctgttcagttcagtgccccattttttaattgggttaattatccttttaaagtctagtttcttgagttctttatatattttggagatcagacctttgtctgttgcggggttggtgaagatcttctcccagtcagtaggctgcctttttgtcttaatgacagtgtcctttgctttacagaagcttctcagtttcaggaggtcccatttattcaatgttgcccttaatgtctgtgctgctggggttatacataggaagcgatctcctgtgcccatatgttgtagggtacttcccattttctcttctatcaggttcagtgtgttcagattgatattgaggtctttgatccatttggagttgagttttgtgcatggtgatagatatgggtctattttcattcttctacaggttgacatccaattgtgccagcaccatttgttgaagatgctttctttcttccattgtatacttttagctcctttatcgaaaatcagttgttcataggtttgtgggttaaaatccgggtcttctatatgattccattggtcgacttctctgtttttatgccagtaccatgctgttttcattactgtagctctgtaataggatttgaagtcagggatggtaatgcctccagaagttcctttattgtataagattgttttggctatcctgggtttttttgtttctccatataaagttgattattgtcctttcaagatctgtgaagaattttgatgggattttaatggggattgcattgaatctataaattgcctttggtagaattgccatttttactatgttgatcctcccaatccaagagcaagggagatccttccattttctggtatcctcttcaatttctttcttcaatgccttgaagttcttgtcaaatagatctttcacttcctaggttagagttaccccaagatattttatgctgtttgtggctatcgtgaaaggtgatgattctcttatttccctctctgcttccatatcctttgtgtataagagggtgactgattttttggagttgatcttgtatcctgccacattactaaaggcgtttatcagctgtaggagttctttggtggagtttttggggtcgctaatgtacactatcatatcatctgcaaataatgcaagtttaacttcttcctttccaatttgaatcccctttttccccttatgttgtcttattgctattgctaaaacttcgagaactatattgaagaggtatggagagagtggacagccttggcgtgttcctgattttagtgggatggctttaagtttctctccatttaatttgatattagctgtcggcttgctgtatatagctttaattaaatttaggtatgacccttgtatccctaatctctccaagacttttatcataaagggatgttgaattatgtcaaatgctttttcagcatctaatgaaacgatcatatggtttttttctttcagtttatttatatgatggattacattgatagatttgcgtatgttaaagcagccctgcatctctggtatgaagcctacttgatcataatggataatttttttaatgtgttcttggattcggtttgccagaattttgttgaggatttttgcgtcgatgttcatgagtgagattggcctgtaattctctttcttggttgggtctttgtgtggttttggtatcagagttactgtagcttcataaaaggaatttggcaatgactcttctgtttctatattgtgaaatacattaaggagtataggtattagctcttcttggaagttctggtagaattctgcattgaaaccatctggtcctggactttttttggaagggacgtttttgataacagcttctaattcttcacgactaacaggtctatttaggttgttcacctggtcctggtttaactttggtttatggtatttatctaaaaaagtgtccatttcttttacattttaaagttttgtggcatacaggcttttgtagtaagatctaatgattctctgaatttcctctgtgtctgtggttatgtcccccttttcatttctgatcttattaatttgcaaattctctctctgccgtttgattagtttggataggggtttatcagtcttgttgattttctccaggaaccaactttttgattcattgattctttcaattgttttctgtgtttctattttgttgatttcagccctcagtttgattattttcagtcttctactccttctaggtgagtctgcttctttttttctagagctttcaggtgggctgttaattctccaatgtgtgctttctctgttttctttaagtgggcagttagtgctatgaactttcctctcaggactactttcatagtgtcccataggtttgagtatgttgtttctttattttcattgtcttcaaggaagactttaatttctttctttatttcttccttaatccaggtatggtttagtagttgactattcagtttccatgagtttgtaggctgtctgggggtagcattgttgctgaattctagctttaatccatggtgatctgataagatacaggtggttattaatatatttttgtaactgtggatgtttgctttgctaccgagtatgtggtcgatttttgagaaggttccatgagctgcagagaagaaggtatattctttcctatttgggtggaatattctatagatgtctgttaagtccatttgattcactacctccattaattctcttatttctctgttaggtttctgtctaattgacctgtccattggtgagagaggagtattaaagtctcctactattaatgtgtgcggtttgatggctgccttgagttttaacaatgtttcttttacgtacgtgggtgcttttatattaggggcatagatattcaggattgagacttcatcctgatgaattgttcctgttatgagtagaaaatgtccctctccatctcttctgattgatttaagtttgaagtcaactttgttagaaattagtatggccacacctgcttgtttcttaggtccatttacttgataagccttatcccaaccctttactctgagtaggtgcctgtctttgtggttgaggtgtgtttcttgtaaacagcagaatgttggatcctgtttcatatccagtctcttagtctttgcctttttataggtgagttgagtccattgacattaagtgatattaatgaccagtggttgttaactccagtcacttttttagtagtagattttgtgtgtttcccttctttgagttgcactggtaaagggtctctagttgtctgagttattgtggtcattgttggactccttgattagtgattttccttctattactttctgtaaggctggatttgtggctacgtattgtttaaatttgtttttatcctggaaaatttttttttctccatttatagtgaacgaaagcttggctgggtatagtagtctgagcttgcATCCATGgactcttagtttctgcagtacatctatccaggaccttctggttttcatggttt
Protein-coding sequences here:
- the LOC130872724 gene encoding olfactory receptor 8B3-like, producing MASENVSLVTEFILVGLTDQSDLQIPLFFVFLAMYIVTVFGNLCLIILIVLNSHLHTPMYFFLFNLSFIDLCYSTVFTPKMLMNFILSKNVISYMGCLTQLYFFCFFVISECYVLTTMAYDRYVAICNPLLYAVAMSPKLCLNLMLCTYAVAFSGAMAHTGCMMRLTFCDANTINHYFCDILPVMQLSCTSTYVNELVVLIVVGINIIVPSITIFISYGFILSSIFRINSAEGRSKAFSTCSSHIIAVSMFFGSGAFMYLKPSSSSSMDQGKTSSVFYTNVVPMMNPLIYSLRNKDVKMALRKTLRRWKF